The Desulfobulbaceae bacterium genome includes a region encoding these proteins:
- a CDS encoding FhlB domain-containing protein, whose translation MPQKKTSSKTKPQKKAVAIKYDQQQDAAPRLVGKGTGVLADKIITLAKEHGIPIQANADLVEILSHLNLNQEIPAETYVLVAEILAFVYRTNQSYTPPKR comes from the coding sequence ATGCCTCAAAAAAAAACGTCCAGCAAGACAAAGCCTCAAAAAAAAGCCGTTGCCATCAAATACGATCAACAGCAGGATGCTGCCCCTCGACTGGTCGGCAAAGGCACAGGGGTACTAGCCGATAAGATTATCACCCTCGCCAAAGAGCATGGCATCCCCATCCAAGCCAACGCAGATCTCGTCGAAATTCTCTCCCACCTCAACCTGAATCAGGAAATCCCCGCGGAAACCTATGTCCTGGTGGCAGAAATCCTGGCCTTCGTGTACCGCACCAATCAAAGCTATACCCCGCCGAAACGCTGA
- the queC gene encoding 7-cyano-7-deazaguanine synthase QueC codes for MSDNQPKAVILLSGGLDSTTVLAMAKQQGYRCYCLSFAYGQRQSIELERARENAARYQAEQHLVLEIGLGAIGGSALTADIPVPKNVRAGHDRPLRSEAIPVTYVPGRNTIFLAYAMAWAEVLGAWDIFIGVNAMDYSGYPDCRPEYLDAFARLADLGTKAGVLGRGKFVIHAPLLRMSKREIVQTGMALGVDYQRTHSCYDPSPEGLACGVCDSCQLRRKGFVEAGLEDPAPYQKNQGGVCG; via the coding sequence ATGAGTGACAACCAACCGAAGGCCGTGATTCTGTTAAGTGGCGGCCTTGATTCGACAACGGTCCTGGCCATGGCCAAACAGCAGGGGTATCGCTGTTATTGCTTAAGCTTTGCCTATGGACAGCGGCAGTCCATCGAGCTTGAACGGGCGAGAGAGAATGCGGCCCGCTACCAGGCTGAGCAGCATCTGGTGCTGGAGATAGGTCTAGGGGCAATTGGCGGTTCTGCCCTGACTGCAGACATCCCGGTGCCTAAGAATGTAAGGGCAGGTCATGATAGGCCCCTAAGGTCGGAAGCTATTCCTGTTACCTATGTTCCTGGCCGAAATACGATTTTTTTGGCCTATGCCATGGCATGGGCCGAAGTGCTTGGCGCGTGGGATATCTTTATCGGGGTCAATGCCATGGACTATAGCGGATACCCAGACTGTCGCCCGGAGTATCTGGATGCATTCGCTCGTCTGGCCGATCTCGGGACCAAGGCCGGGGTCCTCGGCAGAGGAAAATTTGTTATTCATGCTCCGCTCCTGCGGATGAGCAAGCGGGAGATCGTGCAAACTGGCATGGCCTTGGGCGTTGATTATCAGAGGACGCATAGTTGTTATGATCCCAGCCCGGAAGGTCTGGCTTGCGGGGTTTGTGATTCATGTCAGCTGCGCCGGAAAGGGTTTGTGGAGGCAGGATTGGAAGATCCTGCCCCGTATCAGAAAAATCAGGGAGGTGTTTGTGGGTGA
- the nagZ gene encoding beta-N-acetylhexosaminidase: protein MIGIPGFELDDSTRALICEDGVHNFILFRRNVSDRQQLSLLCRQLRETCVRQGLPRPLIAIDQEGGQVARLPPPFTLFDEPRSLAESSDCQARLLHYAVTCAEELISVGINFNLAPVLDVCPVGKGLFMERRCLGDDPQRVAELGALVVGGLQSAGVAACAKHFPGLGSALLDPHLDLPVVDLSVERLMAHDLVPFVEAIDAGVAAVMTSHAVYSAMDGSLPGTLSRRVIHEVLRERCGYDGLIITDDMEMGAIEKFMAFPDAVVKAFLAGADLVLICHDHQKIRNALTSLGKILSDGTEERARVKDSLRRQDAILARIAG, encoded by the coding sequence ATGATTGGTATTCCAGGGTTTGAGCTTGATGATTCGACCCGGGCCTTGATTTGTGAGGATGGCGTTCATAATTTTATTTTATTCCGGCGAAATGTCAGTGACCGGCAGCAGTTGTCTCTCCTGTGTCGGCAATTGCGAGAGACGTGTGTTCGGCAGGGATTGCCCCGTCCCTTGATTGCCATTGATCAGGAGGGTGGGCAGGTGGCCCGTTTACCTCCGCCTTTTACTCTTTTTGATGAGCCTCGTTCCCTGGCCGAGAGTTCCGATTGTCAAGCACGCCTCCTTCACTATGCCGTTACCTGTGCGGAGGAGCTGATTTCGGTTGGAATCAACTTCAATCTGGCCCCGGTCTTAGATGTGTGCCCTGTTGGAAAGGGATTGTTCATGGAGCGCCGTTGTCTGGGGGATGATCCTCAGCGGGTGGCAGAGCTTGGTGCTCTCGTGGTCGGGGGATTGCAGTCGGCAGGTGTCGCAGCCTGTGCCAAGCATTTTCCAGGGTTGGGTTCGGCGCTGCTTGATCCGCACTTGGATCTTCCGGTCGTTGACTTGTCGGTCGAGCGATTGATGGCACATGATTTGGTACCTTTTGTTGAGGCAATTGATGCTGGAGTGGCCGCGGTGATGACTTCCCATGCCGTGTATTCGGCCATGGACGGGTCTTTACCTGGGACGTTGTCCCGCCGTGTGATTCATGAGGTGTTGCGGGAGCGATGCGGGTATGATGGGTTGATCATTACCGATGATATGGAGATGGGGGCGATAGAAAAGTTTATGGCGTTTCCGGATGCAGTGGTCAAGGCCTTTCTTGCCGGCGCTGATTTGGTACTGATCTGCCATGATCATCAGAAGATTCGTAATGCCTTGACGTCGTTGGGGAAAATTTTGAGTGATGGGACAGAAGAACGAGCCAGGGTGAAGGACTCATTACGGAGGCAGGATGCCATCCTGGCTCGGATTGCCGGGTAA
- a CDS encoding flagellar basal body L-ring protein FlgH — protein sequence MKRPALLLIFLTALTGCVTRTATAPPVMPERNSLPMMEEKIPQPSEGAIYSAKSKNLYQDNRARQIGDIVLVKIVETSSGKKTAETKTSRDSSLTGGISSLFGFEQSLLTKGGTHTPSLTSLNADMANSFQGKGETKRDSTVTATISAKVIDVTMDGNLLIQGYREIRINNETQHIIISGMVRPTDISQDNSILSSHIADARIEYSGTGALASKQQPGWLTNVLDVVWPF from the coding sequence ATGAAACGACCAGCCCTCTTGCTTATCTTTCTAACAGCTCTCACTGGCTGCGTTACCAGGACAGCAACGGCTCCACCCGTCATGCCGGAGCGTAATAGCCTGCCGATGATGGAAGAAAAAATTCCCCAACCAAGTGAAGGGGCGATCTATTCGGCCAAGTCCAAAAATCTTTACCAGGATAACCGCGCCCGCCAGATCGGCGACATCGTGCTGGTGAAAATCGTTGAAACTTCCAGCGGCAAAAAGACCGCCGAGACCAAGACCTCAAGGGACTCGAGCCTGACCGGCGGCATCTCGTCGCTCTTCGGCTTCGAGCAGTCCCTCTTGACCAAAGGCGGCACACATACCCCTTCACTCACCAGCTTGAATGCGGACATGGCCAACAGTTTCCAGGGCAAAGGTGAAACCAAACGTGACAGCACGGTCACCGCCACCATTTCCGCCAAGGTAATCGATGTCACTATGGATGGAAACCTGTTAATTCAAGGTTACCGGGAAATTCGGATCAACAACGAAACTCAGCACATTATCATTTCGGGCATGGTCAGACCCACCGACATTTCACAAGACAACTCGATACTGTCCTCTCATATCGCCGATGCCAGAATCGAATACTCAGGCACCGGCGCCTTGGCTTCCAAACAACAGCCGGGATGGCTGACAAACGTCCTTGATGTCGTTTGGCCGTTTTAA
- the flgA gene encoding flagellar basal body P-ring formation protein FlgA, whose amino-acid sequence MITANMPTKPSRRSHRPGQSLIAPLRILAATTAFILVALQAWAAPEMTTLGTKELLAIFTELTTSNSVLPAGDIEIANFTANPESITLPPGIQEFQVVSQTQPKQLGRKTIVVNIIIAGVAKEQVMLSGKIELYGNVVCSTKTLSRRTIIEAGDVERVRRNITMLGPDLADDAEQVLGQELKTTLQPGAVLYRRFLKSPETVKRGDIVSIQAASGTLAISVPGRVQSAGAKGDLIKVKNLMSRREIYARVIGADTVQVDL is encoded by the coding sequence ATGATCACAGCCAACATGCCAACCAAACCGAGCAGGCGCTCCCACCGCCCGGGGCAATCTCTCATTGCCCCGCTGAGGATACTCGCTGCCACTACAGCCTTTATCCTGGTTGCGCTTCAAGCCTGGGCCGCTCCTGAAATGACCACCTTGGGGACCAAGGAACTCCTGGCCATCTTCACCGAACTCACCACCAGCAACAGTGTTCTCCCTGCAGGTGATATCGAGATCGCAAATTTTACCGCAAACCCTGAATCAATCACCCTCCCTCCCGGCATCCAAGAGTTCCAGGTTGTCTCCCAGACCCAACCCAAACAACTGGGCAGAAAAACAATCGTGGTCAACATAATAATAGCCGGCGTAGCCAAAGAACAAGTGATGCTGAGCGGCAAGATCGAACTCTATGGCAATGTGGTTTGCTCCACAAAAACTCTCTCCCGCCGCACGATCATCGAAGCCGGTGATGTAGAACGGGTACGCAGAAACATTACCATGCTCGGCCCGGACCTTGCGGACGATGCAGAGCAAGTCCTTGGTCAGGAACTCAAGACAACCCTGCAACCAGGGGCCGTCCTCTATCGCCGCTTTCTGAAGAGTCCGGAAACCGTCAAACGGGGGGACATCGTCTCTATCCAAGCCGCCAGCGGGACACTTGCCATCTCTGTGCCTGGCCGAGTCCAAAGCGCCGGAGCCAAAGGAGATCTAATCAAAGTAAAAAACCTGATGAGCCGACGAGAAATCTATGCTCGAGTCATCGGTGCAGATACGGTACAGGTCGATCTTTAA
- the flgF gene encoding flagellar basal-body rod protein FlgF, producing the protein MYIQNRLGMTEGTETMLAQERRMDQIANNLANVDTAGYKKEDITFWEMMFTAADHRPRVGKALKLLTNHEQGSAKQTDNPLDFAISGDGFFKIQTPSGVRYTRNGNFTLNSQGQLSTFDGNLVLGEGGPIVLTDQNVQVGRDGLISANGQQINRLSLATFPDLNTLEKEGANLFRPKEGAAQEQPIETPDIKQGYLEGANVNIVSQMTEMIDLQRAYQSQQKAIQTSDEIDQQSTSRVGKLT; encoded by the coding sequence GTGTATATACAAAACAGACTGGGTATGACTGAAGGCACTGAGACCATGCTGGCCCAAGAACGCCGAATGGACCAGATTGCTAATAATCTCGCCAACGTAGATACCGCTGGCTACAAAAAAGAGGACATCACCTTCTGGGAGATGATGTTCACGGCGGCCGATCACCGGCCAAGAGTTGGCAAGGCACTGAAACTCTTGACTAATCACGAGCAAGGCAGCGCCAAGCAAACAGACAACCCGCTTGATTTCGCCATCAGCGGCGACGGCTTTTTTAAAATCCAGACCCCTTCCGGGGTCCGTTACACCAGAAACGGCAATTTCACCTTAAACAGCCAAGGCCAACTCAGCACCTTTGACGGCAATCTGGTCCTCGGCGAGGGCGGCCCCATTGTGCTCACCGATCAAAACGTCCAAGTAGGGCGCGATGGCCTGATAAGCGCCAATGGCCAACAAATCAACCGCCTCTCCCTCGCCACCTTTCCAGACCTTAACACCCTGGAAAAAGAGGGCGCCAACCTCTTCCGCCCCAAAGAAGGCGCAGCGCAAGAGCAACCGATAGAGACCCCTGATATCAAGCAGGGATACCTTGAAGGGGCCAACGTCAATATCGTCTCCCAAATGACGGAAATGATTGATCTGCAACGGGCCTACCAAAGCCAACAGAAAGCTATTCAGACAAGCGACGAGATAGATCAGCAGTCAACATCACGAGTCGGCAAATTGACATAA
- the flgG gene encoding flagellar basal-body rod protein FlgG gives MIRALYTARTGMNGQQTQLDVISNNLANVNTGGFKRSRTQFEDLMYQSMRSVGAETVGGAMVPTGVQVGLGTRVTATQKIFTQGDFTETGNDLDMAIEGDGFFQIIRDGNPYYTRDGSFKRDAEGYVVTANGDRLQPEFAIPNGATSLNIDKNGLLVAQDQDQQTLGSVQLTLHSFINPAGLKSLGSNLYVETDASGAPTEANPGSSGLGTLAQRFIETSNVNVTEEMVNLIVTQRAYEVNSRAITTADQLLEIANSLKR, from the coding sequence ATGATTCGCGCTTTATACACCGCCAGAACCGGCATGAACGGCCAGCAGACTCAGCTGGATGTCATTTCCAACAACCTGGCCAACGTCAACACCGGCGGGTTCAAGCGAAGTCGAACCCAATTCGAAGATCTGATGTATCAATCCATGCGCTCGGTGGGCGCAGAGACCGTCGGTGGCGCCATGGTTCCCACCGGCGTCCAGGTCGGACTCGGCACCCGGGTCACCGCCACTCAGAAGATCTTCACCCAAGGAGATTTCACTGAAACCGGCAACGATCTGGACATGGCCATTGAAGGCGATGGTTTCTTTCAGATTATCCGCGATGGCAATCCCTACTACACCCGTGACGGCAGTTTCAAACGCGATGCCGAGGGCTATGTCGTCACCGCCAATGGTGACCGGCTGCAGCCGGAATTTGCCATTCCCAACGGCGCCACCTCTCTCAATATCGACAAAAACGGCTTACTGGTGGCCCAAGACCAGGACCAGCAAACCTTAGGATCGGTGCAACTCACCCTCCACTCTTTCATCAATCCGGCAGGACTCAAGAGCCTGGGCAGTAATCTCTACGTAGAAACCGACGCTTCAGGCGCCCCTACGGAGGCCAACCCGGGAAGCAGCGGACTCGGCACCTTAGCCCAACGTTTCATTGAGACCTCCAATGTCAATGTCACTGAAGAGATGGTCAACTTGATCGTCACTCAGCGGGCCTACGAGGTCAACTCCAGGGCGATCACCACCGCCGACCAATTGCTGGAAATCGCCAACAGCCTGAAGCGGTAG